The Streptomyces sp. HSG2 genome has a segment encoding these proteins:
- a CDS encoding DUF3027 domain-containing protein: protein MSAATTRSRTPDRLCAEAVDLARAAAEEAAAPGVVGEHTGVVSEGDRVVTHHFACEEFGYRGWRWAVTVARASRAKVVTVDETALLPGPDAVLAPEWVPWSERLRPGDLGPGDLLPTDAEDPRLEPGWSGEDEPPPHSAVSHEMADLVEAEDAEVTGGPPSRLATAPTRGSIASVAEELGMRRTRVLSRRGLRDAAERWDESFGAATAMAQAAPASCLSCGFLTPVGGSLGQAFGVCANEFSPADGRVVSLAYGCGGHSEAAVMPRPPRPAPPVVDETRLDPFPLRPAADSGSVPAEEDAFSAELGHS from the coding sequence GTGAGCGCAGCGACAACGCGAAGCCGCACCCCCGACCGCCTGTGCGCCGAGGCCGTCGACCTCGCCAGGGCCGCGGCCGAGGAGGCCGCCGCCCCCGGCGTCGTCGGCGAGCACACCGGCGTGGTCTCCGAGGGCGATCGCGTCGTCACGCACCACTTCGCCTGCGAGGAGTTCGGGTACCGGGGCTGGCGCTGGGCCGTGACCGTCGCCCGTGCCTCCCGCGCGAAGGTCGTCACGGTGGACGAGACGGCGCTGCTACCCGGCCCCGATGCCGTCCTCGCCCCCGAGTGGGTGCCGTGGAGCGAGCGGCTCCGCCCCGGCGACCTGGGCCCCGGCGACCTGCTGCCCACCGATGCCGAGGACCCTCGTCTGGAGCCCGGTTGGTCCGGCGAGGACGAGCCGCCGCCGCACTCCGCGGTGTCCCACGAGATGGCCGACCTGGTCGAGGCCGAGGACGCCGAGGTGACCGGGGGCCCTCCGTCCCGGCTCGCCACCGCGCCGACCCGCGGCTCGATCGCGTCGGTCGCCGAGGAACTGGGCATGCGCCGGACCCGGGTCCTCTCCCGCCGGGGCCTGCGCGACGCGGCCGAGCGCTGGGACGAGTCCTTCGGCGCCGCGACTGCCATGGCCCAGGCCGCGCCCGCCTCCTGCCTCTCCTGCGGCTTCCTCACTCCGGTCGGGGGATCGCTCGGGCAGGCCTTCGGCGTCTGCGCCAACGAGTTCTCCCCGGCGGACGGCCGGGTGGTCTCCCTGGCCTACGGCTGCGGCGGACACTCCGAGGCGGCGGTCATGCCCCGGCCGCCCCGGCCGGCCCCGCCGGTCGTCGACGAGACCCGGCTCGACCCCTTCCCGCTCCGCCCCGCCGCCGACTCGGGCTCGGTGCCGGCCGAGGAGGACGCCTTCTCGGCGGAGCTGGGCCACTCCTGA
- a CDS encoding molecular chaperone Hsp90 encodes MSKWVRPAAEGADPFGTARLRRGVLDAWATSPARFREDANAEEDLVLGGYRDRLVVELAQNAADAAARAGVPGRLRLTLRDGTLVAANTGAALDAAGVESLATLRASAKRESAGGAVGRFGVGFAAVLAVTDRPAVVGRHGGVRWSLEEARDLAADTARHSPGLGDEIRRRDGHVPVLRLPHAAEGTAPDPYDTAVVLPLRDPAAAALAERLLDAVDDALLLALPGLAEVVVETAGEARTLRRRDADGLTSIEDSRDGVTRWRTTTAHGPLAPDLLADRPVEERLRPHWSLTWAVPVDRDGRPRPPRTRPVVHAPTPSDEALGVPALLVASFPLDTARRHAAPGPLTDFLVERAADAYAALLADWDPVVAEIVDLVPGPLGAGPLDGALRAAVLDRLPRTPFLPPALAPDGEDGSADAPARLRPREAEVVEGAGADTVRVLAEVLPTLMPAGLERRAELRALGVARVPLADAVERLAGVERPPGWWWRLYDSLAGVDPDRLSGLPVPLADGRTALGPRQVLLPAARTPAPQAGALSRIGLKVAHPDAAHPLLERLGALPATPRAVLTTPQVRAAVAASLDDDGASWDEDAPDAEELADTVLGLVRDAGLDPGEEPWLGALALPDEEGELSPACELVFPSGLFAGVMREGELAEVDAELARRWGEGPLAACGVLADFALVRAGDVVLDPDELEPRDGDYPEPDDAGLLDAVDVWCEDVLDRFPDATVPPVATEIVAVRDLDLVDDARWDRALARLATPPLREALVRPVRLLLPDGSHRTVRPYTAWWLRGHPVLAGRTPAGLRTAGGDPLLRGLYESVDVAGFDDDEVLRALGVRTSVAALLDEPGGAAELLERLADPDRPVAVAQLHALYGALADVDPEGVTPPDTLRAVVDGRVVVVDAADAAIADSPDLLPFTEGVPLLPVAPSRAAELAELLQVRPLGESVRAEVPSPGEECAVPEPVRALLGARVPASYREHDTLVVDGVEIDWRVSAGGVLHAATLEGVAAGLAWTAGQWPRRFEVAALLEDGSRSEELARDRWFD; translated from the coding sequence GTGAGCAAGTGGGTGCGGCCCGCCGCGGAAGGCGCGGACCCGTTCGGTACGGCACGCCTGCGGCGCGGGGTGCTGGACGCCTGGGCCACCAGCCCCGCGCGGTTCCGCGAGGACGCCAACGCCGAGGAGGATCTCGTCCTCGGCGGCTACCGGGACCGGTTGGTCGTCGAACTCGCCCAGAACGCCGCCGACGCCGCCGCCCGGGCCGGGGTCCCGGGGCGGCTCCGGCTGACCCTGCGCGACGGGACGCTGGTCGCCGCGAACACCGGAGCGGCCTTGGACGCCGCCGGCGTTGAGTCGCTCGCCACCCTGCGCGCCTCCGCCAAGCGGGAGTCGGCCGGCGGCGCGGTGGGCCGCTTCGGCGTCGGCTTCGCCGCCGTCCTCGCCGTCACCGACCGGCCGGCGGTCGTCGGTCGGCACGGTGGGGTGCGCTGGTCGCTGGAGGAGGCCCGCGATCTCGCCGCCGACACCGCCCGACACAGCCCCGGCCTGGGAGACGAGATCCGTCGCCGCGACGGGCACGTCCCGGTGCTGCGGCTCCCGCACGCCGCCGAGGGCACCGCCCCCGACCCCTACGACACCGCCGTCGTGCTGCCCCTGCGCGACCCGGCCGCCGCCGCGCTGGCCGAGCGGCTGCTCGACGCCGTCGACGACGCCCTGCTGCTCGCCCTTCCGGGGCTCGCCGAGGTCGTCGTCGAGACGGCGGGGGAGGCCCGCACCCTGCGCCGTCGCGACGCGGACGGGCTGACCTCGATCGAAGACTCGCGGGACGGCGTCACCCGGTGGCGCACCACCACCGCGCACGGTCCGCTCGCCCCCGACCTGCTCGCCGATCGACCGGTGGAGGAGCGGCTGCGTCCTCACTGGTCCCTCACCTGGGCCGTGCCCGTGGACCGTGACGGCCGGCCCCGGCCGCCGCGCACCCGGCCCGTCGTGCACGCCCCCACGCCCAGCGACGAGGCGCTGGGCGTCCCGGCGCTGCTCGTCGCCTCCTTCCCGCTGGACACCGCCCGCCGACACGCCGCCCCCGGCCCGCTGACGGACTTCCTGGTGGAGCGCGCCGCGGACGCCTACGCCGCCCTGCTGGCCGACTGGGACCCGGTGGTCGCGGAGATCGTCGATCTGGTGCCGGGCCCGCTCGGCGCGGGACCGCTGGACGGCGCGCTGCGCGCGGCGGTCCTCGACAGGCTGCCGCGCACGCCCTTCCTGCCGCCCGCCCTCGCGCCGGACGGCGAGGACGGATCCGCGGACGCGCCCGCGCGGCTGCGGCCCCGCGAGGCCGAGGTGGTGGAGGGCGCCGGCGCCGACACGGTGCGGGTCCTCGCCGAGGTGCTGCCCACCCTGATGCCCGCCGGTCTGGAACGGCGGGCGGAACTACGCGCCCTCGGGGTGGCCCGGGTGCCCCTGGCGGACGCCGTCGAGCGGTTGGCGGGCGTGGAGAGGCCGCCCGGCTGGTGGTGGCGGCTCTACGACAGCCTGGCCGGCGTCGACCCGGACCGCTTGTCCGGGCTGCCGGTCCCGTTGGCGGACGGTCGCACGGCCCTGGGCCCCCGACAGGTGCTTCTGCCGGCCGCGCGGACGCCCGCTCCGCAGGCGGGCGCGCTGTCGAGGATCGGGCTGAAGGTCGCGCACCCGGACGCCGCGCACCCGCTGTTGGAACGGCTGGGCGCGTTGCCCGCCACTCCTCGGGCCGTGCTCACCACCCCGCAGGTCCGGGCCGCGGTGGCGGCCTCCCTCGACGACGACGGGGCGTCGTGGGACGAGGACGCCCCGGACGCCGAGGAACTCGCCGACACCGTCCTCGGCCTGGTCCGCGACGCCGGGCTCGACCCGGGGGAAGAGCCCTGGCTCGGCGCGCTGGCCCTGCCGGACGAGGAGGGGGAGCTGTCGCCGGCCTGCGAGCTGGTCTTCCCGTCCGGCCTCTTCGCGGGGGTGATGCGGGAGGGCGAACTGGCCGAGGTGGACGCGGAACTGGCCCGGCGCTGGGGCGAGGGGCCGCTGGCCGCCTGCGGTGTCCTCGCCGACTTCGCGCTGGTCCGCGCCGGCGACGTCGTCCTCGACCCGGACGAGCTGGAACCGCGCGACGGCGACTACCCGGAGCCCGACGACGCGGGCCTGTTGGACGCCGTCGACGTCTGGTGCGAGGACGTCCTCGACCGGTTCCCCGACGCCACCGTCCCGCCGGTCGCGACCGAGATCGTCGCCGTGCGGGATCTGGACCTGGTGGACGACGCCCGGTGGGATCGGGCGCTCGCCCGGCTGGCGACCCCGCCGCTGCGCGAGGCGTTGGTGCGGCCGGTGCGGCTGCTGCTGCCGGACGGCTCTCACCGGACGGTGCGCCCGTACACCGCGTGGTGGCTGCGCGGCCATCCGGTGCTGGCCGGCCGTACCCCCGCCGGCCTGCGCACCGCCGGTGGGGACCCGTTGCTGCGCGGCCTGTACGAGTCGGTCGACGTGGCCGGGTTCGACGACGATGAGGTCTTGCGGGCACTTGGCGTGCGGACCTCCGTGGCCGCGCTGCTGGACGAGCCGGGCGGCGCGGCGGAGCTGCTGGAGCGTCTCGCCGACCCCGACCGTCCGGTCGCCGTCGCCCAGTTGCACGCGCTGTACGGGGCGTTGGCCGACGTCGATCCGGAGGGGGTGACGCCGCCGGACACCCTGCGGGCGGTCGTCGACGGCCGGGTGGTCGTGGTGGACGCCGCCGACGCCGCGATCGCGGACTCGCCCGACCTGCTGCCCTTCACCGAGGGGGTGCCGCTGCTGCCGGTGGCGCCCTCGCGCGCCGCCGAGCTGGCCGAGCTGCTCCAGGTCCGGCCGTTGGGCGAGTCCGTCCGGGCCGAGGTGCCCTCTCCCGGCGAGGAGTGTGCCGTGCCCGAGCCGGTGCGGGCGTTGCTGGGGGCCCGCGTGCCGGCGTCCTACCGGGAGCACGACACGCTCGTGGTGGACGGAGTGGAGATCGACTGGCGGGTCTCCGCGGGCGGGGTGCTGCACGCGGCGACCCTGGAGGGCGTCGCCGCCGGCCTCGCCTGGACGGCGGGGCAGTGGCCGCGCCGCTTCGAGGTCGCCGCCCTGCTGGAGGACGGATCGCGGTCCGAGGAACTGGCCCGCGACCGCTGGTTCGACTGA
- a CDS encoding helix-turn-helix transcriptional regulator encodes MVRSPLTPAEVARGQRLGALLRRARGRRSMLDVALAARISPETLRKIESGRVATPAFPTIAAIADTLGLSLDTVWSEINQAERTAEERSAPFAVRRPSPVS; translated from the coding sequence ATGGTCAGGTCACCGCTCACCCCTGCCGAGGTAGCACGCGGACAGCGCCTAGGCGCCCTACTCCGCCGAGCCCGGGGCCGTCGCTCGATGCTGGACGTGGCTCTCGCCGCGCGGATCTCGCCGGAGACCCTCCGGAAGATCGAATCCGGACGGGTGGCCACCCCCGCCTTTCCGACCATCGCGGCGATCGCCGACACCCTCGGCCTGTCCCTCGACACCGTCTGGTCCGAGATCAACCAGGCGGAGCGAACCGCCGAGGAGCGGTCGGCCCCCTTCGCCGTACGGCGCCCGTCGCCGGTCTCGTAG
- the map gene encoding type I methionyl aminopeptidase translates to MIEILGSVRLARARETGALVGDILHTLKRRTTVGTNLLDIDRWAEEMITEAGARSCYVDYAPSFGRGAFGHYICTAVNDAALHGRPHDYALKDGDLLTLDLAVVRDGVAADAAISFLVGAARPAESVAMIDATERALAAGIAAAEPGARVGDVSHAIGTVLREAGHLVNTEFGGHGIGATMHQDPHVANTGRPGRGYRLRPGLLLALEPWVMADTATLRTDADGWTLRSATGCRAAHSEHTIAVTDDGAEILTLPSPRP, encoded by the coding sequence ATGATCGAGATTCTCGGTTCCGTTCGGCTCGCTCGGGCGAGGGAGACCGGTGCCCTGGTGGGAGACATCCTGCACACGCTGAAGCGGCGCACCACCGTCGGCACGAACCTGCTGGACATCGACCGGTGGGCCGAAGAGATGATCACCGAGGCGGGGGCGCGCTCCTGCTACGTCGACTACGCGCCCTCCTTCGGGCGCGGCGCGTTCGGGCACTACATCTGCACCGCCGTCAACGACGCGGCGCTCCACGGCAGACCCCACGACTACGCGTTGAAGGACGGGGACCTGCTGACCCTCGACCTCGCCGTGGTCAGGGACGGGGTGGCCGCGGACGCCGCGATCAGCTTCCTGGTGGGCGCGGCGAGGCCGGCGGAGAGCGTCGCGATGATCGACGCGACCGAGCGCGCGCTCGCCGCCGGCATCGCCGCCGCCGAGCCAGGGGCGCGCGTCGGAGACGTCTCCCACGCCATCGGCACCGTCCTTCGCGAGGCGGGCCACCTCGTCAACACCGAGTTCGGCGGCCATGGCATCGGCGCCACCATGCACCAGGACCCCCACGTCGCGAACACCGGACGGCCGGGCCGGGGGTACCGGCTGCGCCCCGGGCTGCTGCTCGCCCTGGAACCCTGGGTCATGGCCGACACGGCCACCCTCCGCACCGACGCCGACGGATGGACGCTGCGAAGCGCCACCGGCTGCCGCGCCGCGCACAGCGAGCACACCATCGCCGTCACCGACGACGGGGCCGAGATCCTCACCCTGCCGTCGCCGAGGCCGTAG
- a CDS encoding cation-translocating P-type ATPase, with amino-acid sequence MTHIDPGAGLDPDGSGPLSPSPDGLTAAQVAERVARGEVNDIPVRSSRSMADIVRANVFTRFNAIIGVLWAIMLVVAPIQDSLFGFVILANTGIGIIQEWRAKRTLDSLALIGEARPTVRRDGTATEVGTSEIVLDDVIEVGPGDKVVVDGVCVETDGLEIDESLLTGEADPVVKRPGDPVMSGSFVVAGGGAFRAAKVGREAYAAQLAEEASRFTLVHSELRSGISTILKYVTWMMVPTAIGLIISQLVARHNDVKDSVARTVGGIVPMVPEGLVLLTSVAFAIGVIRLGRKQCLVQELPAIEGLARVDTVCLDKTGTLTEGGMDVAGLHLLDGAEETRVRRVLGALGGSDPRPNASLRAVVEAFPDTARWECADALPFSSARKYSGAAFREEDGRSSTWLLGAPDVLLADGHPALDRTTRLNEQGLRVLLLARVTRPLDDPGVADGAEPAALVVLEQRLRPDAADTLRYFADQEVSAKVISGDNAVSVGAVAGKLGLSGTAVDARRLPAEPERMAAELDEGTVFGRVTPRQKRDMVGALQARGHTVAMTGDGVNDVLALKDADIGVAMGSGSEATRAVAQIVLLNNSFATLPSVVAEGRRVIGNITRVATLFLVKTVYSVLLAILVVCSQVEYPFLPRHLTLLSTLTIGVPAFFLALAPNKERARPHFVRRVMRYAIPGGIVAAVATFVTYLLARAHYSGTEALDAETSVATMTLFLISLWVLAIVARPYTWWRLALVAAMAMGFLLVLVVPWLQHFFALKLVGVTMPWIGVGIAAASAGFLELVWRWVDRRFPVEGVR; translated from the coding sequence ATGACGCACATCGACCCGGGCGCCGGCCTCGATCCGGACGGTTCCGGACCCCTCTCCCCCTCGCCGGACGGGCTGACCGCCGCGCAGGTCGCCGAGCGGGTCGCGCGCGGGGAGGTCAACGACATCCCGGTGCGCAGCTCTCGGTCGATGGCCGACATCGTCCGCGCCAACGTCTTCACCCGATTCAACGCGATCATCGGTGTGCTCTGGGCGATCATGCTGGTGGTGGCGCCGATCCAGGACAGCCTGTTCGGGTTCGTGATCCTCGCCAACACCGGCATCGGCATCATCCAGGAGTGGCGGGCCAAGCGGACCCTCGACTCGCTCGCCCTGATCGGCGAGGCACGCCCGACCGTCCGCCGCGACGGGACCGCGACCGAGGTCGGCACCTCCGAGATCGTGCTGGACGACGTCATCGAGGTGGGGCCGGGCGACAAGGTCGTGGTGGACGGCGTGTGCGTCGAGACCGACGGCCTGGAGATCGACGAGTCGTTGCTGACCGGCGAGGCGGACCCGGTCGTCAAGCGGCCGGGCGACCCGGTGATGTCCGGCAGCTTCGTGGTGGCGGGCGGCGGCGCCTTCCGGGCCGCGAAGGTGGGGCGGGAGGCCTACGCGGCCCAGCTCGCCGAGGAGGCGTCCCGCTTCACCCTGGTCCACTCCGAGCTGCGCTCCGGCATCTCCACGATCCTGAAGTACGTCACATGGATGATGGTCCCGACCGCGATCGGCCTGATCATCAGCCAGCTCGTGGCCCGGCACAACGACGTCAAGGACTCCGTCGCCCGCACCGTCGGCGGGATCGTCCCGATGGTGCCGGAGGGCCTGGTACTGCTCACCTCCGTCGCCTTCGCGATCGGGGTGATCCGCCTGGGTCGCAAGCAGTGCCTGGTCCAGGAGCTGCCGGCCATCGAGGGTCTGGCCCGTGTCGACACCGTCTGTCTGGACAAGACCGGCACCCTGACCGAGGGCGGCATGGACGTCGCCGGGCTGCACCTGCTGGACGGAGCCGAGGAGACCCGGGTGCGCCGCGTGCTCGGCGCGCTCGGCGGTTCCGACCCGCGCCCCAACGCCTCCCTCCGGGCCGTCGTCGAGGCATTCCCGGACACCGCGAGATGGGAGTGCGCGGACGCGCTCCCCTTCTCCTCCGCGCGCAAGTACAGCGGCGCGGCCTTCCGCGAGGAGGACGGCCGCTCCAGCACCTGGCTGCTCGGCGCGCCGGACGTGCTGCTCGCCGACGGCCACCCGGCGTTGGACCGGACCACCAGGCTCAACGAGCAGGGGTTGCGAGTCCTGCTGCTCGCGCGTGTCACGCGTCCGCTGGACGATCCCGGGGTCGCCGACGGCGCCGAGCCCGCCGCGCTCGTGGTGCTGGAACAGCGGCTGCGACCCGACGCGGCCGACACCTTGCGCTACTTCGCCGACCAGGAGGTCAGCGCCAAGGTCATCTCCGGGGACAACGCCGTCTCGGTGGGCGCGGTGGCCGGCAAGCTCGGGCTGAGCGGCACCGCGGTCGACGCCCGCCGCCTGCCCGCCGAGCCGGAGCGGATGGCGGCGGAGTTGGACGAGGGCACCGTCTTCGGTCGGGTGACACCGCGGCAGAAGCGGGACATGGTGGGCGCGCTCCAGGCCCGTGGGCACACCGTCGCCATGACCGGCGACGGGGTGAACGACGTCCTGGCGCTCAAGGACGCCGACATCGGCGTGGCGATGGGGTCCGGATCGGAGGCCACCCGGGCCGTGGCCCAGATCGTCTTGCTGAACAACAGCTTCGCCACGCTGCCGTCGGTCGTCGCCGAGGGCCGCCGGGTGATCGGGAACATCACCCGGGTCGCGACGCTCTTCCTCGTCAAGACGGTCTACTCGGTTCTCTTGGCGATCCTGGTGGTGTGCTCCCAGGTGGAGTACCCCTTCCTGCCGCGCCATCTGACGCTGCTGTCGACGCTGACCATCGGCGTTCCCGCCTTCTTCCTCGCCCTCGCGCCCAACAAGGAGCGGGCCCGACCCCACTTCGTGCGGAGGGTGATGCGCTACGCCATCCCGGGCGGGATCGTCGCGGCGGTGGCGACCTTCGTGACCTACCTCCTGGCCCGCGCCCACTACAGCGGAACCGAGGCGCTGGACGCGGAGACCAGCGTCGCCACGATGACGCTGTTCCTGATCTCCCTGTGGGTACTGGCGATCGTCGCGCGGCCCTACACCTGGTGGCGCCTGGCCCTGGTCGCGGCGATGGCCATGGGCTTCCTGCTGGTCCTGGTGGTGCCGTGGTTGCAGCACTTCTTCGCGCTCAAGCTGGTCGGGGTGACCATGCCCTGGATCGGCGTGGGCATCGCGGCGGCGTCGGCGGGCTTCCTGGAGCTGGTCTGGCGCTGGGTCGACCGCCGCTTCCCCGTCGAGGGGGTTCGGTGA
- a CDS encoding DUF2530 domain-containing protein, producing MAKWTPTREAPEPLEGPVVATIVGGTIIWFVLFLAQLPFYGWFADRGHGWWVWTCLAGGGLGLIGVWYARRREEAIRRASARRGAEPEA from the coding sequence ATGGCGAAGTGGACCCCAACGCGCGAGGCGCCGGAACCCCTGGAGGGGCCCGTGGTCGCCACCATCGTCGGCGGCACGATCATCTGGTTCGTCCTCTTCCTCGCGCAGCTCCCGTTCTACGGCTGGTTCGCCGACCGGGGGCACGGCTGGTGGGTGTGGACGTGCCTGGCGGGCGGCGGGCTCGGCCTGATCGGCGTCTGGTACGCCCGCAGGCGCGAGGAGGCGATCAGGCGGGCCTCCGCGCGCCGGGGCGCCGAGCCCGAGGCCTGA
- a CDS encoding NCS2 family permease, with amino-acid sequence MPTSASPQGPTPVPSQGPSRGALDRYFKISERGSTIPREIRGGFATFFAMAYIIVLNPIILGSAKDMYGNQLDNGQLVTATVLTAAFTTLLMGVIGNVPIALAAGLGINSVVALQLAPRMSWPDAMGMVVLAGFVVMLLVATGLRERVMNAVPHSLRKAIAIGIGLFIMLIGLVDSGFVSRVPDAAQTVVPLQLGADGHLSGWPVLVFVLGVLLTLALLVRRAPGAILVSIVAMTLLAVVIDAVADVPSWGLTTPTWPGNPVAAPDFSLVGQVSLFGGFEKVGVLTGVLFVFTVLLSVFFDAMGTIMGVSDEAKLTDAQGHMPGINKVLFVDGIAVAAGGASSASATTCFVESTAGVGEGARTGLANVVTGSLFAVALFLTPLATMVPSQAATPALVAVGFLILSHAIKEIDWVDYTLAIPAFVTMLIMPFTYSITNGIGMGFITFVVLRLAAGRGREVPLPLYVVSAVFAFSYLMPALGLT; translated from the coding sequence ATGCCCACCTCGGCCTCCCCCCAGGGCCCCACCCCCGTTCCGTCGCAGGGCCCCTCCCGGGGCGCTCTGGACCGCTACTTCAAGATCTCGGAGCGGGGCAGCACCATCCCCCGGGAGATCCGCGGCGGCTTCGCCACCTTCTTCGCGATGGCCTACATCATCGTGCTGAACCCGATCATCCTCGGCAGCGCGAAGGACATGTACGGCAACCAACTGGACAACGGTCAGTTGGTCACGGCGACGGTGCTCACGGCGGCGTTCACCACCCTGCTGATGGGTGTCATCGGCAACGTCCCGATCGCGCTCGCCGCCGGGCTCGGCATCAACTCGGTGGTGGCCCTCCAGCTCGCCCCCCGCATGTCCTGGCCCGACGCGATGGGGATGGTGGTGCTGGCGGGCTTCGTGGTGATGCTGTTGGTCGCCACCGGCCTGCGCGAGCGCGTCATGAACGCCGTGCCGCACAGCCTGCGCAAGGCCATCGCCATCGGCATCGGCCTCTTCATCATGCTGATCGGACTTGTCGACTCCGGTTTCGTCTCCCGGGTGCCGGACGCCGCCCAGACCGTCGTCCCGCTCCAACTCGGCGCCGACGGGCACCTGAGCGGCTGGCCGGTGCTGGTCTTCGTGCTCGGGGTGCTGCTCACCCTGGCGCTGCTGGTGCGGCGGGCGCCGGGCGCCATTCTCGTGTCGATCGTCGCCATGACACTCCTCGCCGTGGTCATCGACGCCGTCGCCGACGTGCCCTCCTGGGGGCTGACCACCCCGACCTGGCCGGGCAACCCGGTGGCCGCGCCGGACTTCTCGCTCGTCGGGCAGGTCAGTCTGTTCGGCGGGTTCGAGAAGGTCGGGGTCCTGACCGGCGTCCTGTTCGTCTTCACCGTCCTGCTCTCGGTCTTCTTCGACGCCATGGGCACGATCATGGGCGTCAGCGACGAGGCCAAGCTCACCGACGCACAGGGGCACATGCCCGGTATCAACAAGGTGCTGTTCGTCGACGGGATCGCCGTCGCGGCGGGCGGCGCCTCCTCCGCCTCGGCGACCACGTGCTTCGTGGAGTCGACGGCCGGCGTCGGCGAGGGTGCCCGGACCGGGTTGGCCAACGTCGTCACCGGGTCGCTCTTCGCCGTGGCCCTCTTCCTCACCCCCCTGGCCACCATGGTCCCCTCCCAGGCGGCGACCCCCGCGCTCGTCGCGGTCGGCTTCCTGATCCTGTCCCACGCGATCAAGGAGATCGACTGGGTGGACTACACCCTCGCGATCCCGGCCTTCGTGACGATGCTGATCATGCCGTTCACCTACTCCATCACCAACGGCATCGGCATGGGCTTCATCACCTTCGTGGTGCTGCGCCTGGCGGCGGGGCGCGGCCGGGAGGTGCCGCTTCCGCTCTACGTCGTCTCCGCCGTGTTCGCCTTCTCCTACCTGATGCCGGCGCTGGGCCTGACCTGA
- a CDS encoding MarR family transcriptional regulator, protein MSDLNHGDDAVAVNALRSAVTRLSRRLRHQRVDESLSPTEMSVLGTLAASGSATPGELARKEHVQPPSMTRIVALLEAKGLVRLEPHPEDRRQKVVTQTDQAVVMLEQSRRKRNAFLASLVAELDEEEWAKLRAAAPVLEKLAQL, encoded by the coding sequence ATGTCGGACTTGAACCATGGTGACGACGCCGTCGCCGTGAACGCACTCCGCTCCGCCGTGACACGGCTCTCCCGCCGACTCCGGCACCAGCGAGTCGACGAGTCGCTGAGCCCCACGGAGATGTCGGTGCTCGGCACCCTCGCCGCCTCCGGGAGCGCCACCCCCGGCGAGCTGGCCCGCAAGGAACACGTCCAGCCGCCCTCGATGACCCGCATCGTCGCCCTGCTGGAAGCCAAGGGCCTGGTACGGCTGGAGCCTCACCCGGAGGACCGACGACAGAAGGTCGTCACCCAGACCGATCAGGCCGTCGTGATGCTCGAACAGAGCCGCCGCAAGCGCAACGCCTTCCTGGCCTCGCTGGTGGCCGAGCTGGACGAGGAGGAATGGGCGAAGCTGCGGGCGGCGGCACCCGTGTTGGAGAAGCTCGCGCAGTTGTAG